The genomic DNA CACGGCCAGGATCGGGCCGATGGAGACGACCGGGTTGCTGGGTCCGACGAGCACCAGCTCGGCGCCCGCCAGGGCCTCCTCGACCCCGGGGGCCGGTCGCGCCTCTTCGATGCCGACGCGCGTCACGGCGAGGGCCTCGGGCTCGGCCCGCAGCCGCACCCAGTACTCCTGGAAGTGCACCGCACGCCGCCCCTCGGCGGCCTCGGGGTCCGGGACGTCCACCCAGGTCTCGACGGGGTCGTCGCTCATCGGCAGCAGCCGCAGCGCCGGGTCGTGCGCCCACCAACGGGCGCAGAGCCGCCTGGTGACCTCCGACAGCGGCACCCCGGCCGCGAGGAGCTGCGTACGGAACAGGTGCGTGCCGAGGTCGCGGTCGCCGAGGCCGAACCACGTGTTGTCGGCGCCGTACGCCCGCAGCTCCTCGACCGCCCGCCAGCTCTCGTCGACGCGGCCCCAGCCGCGCTCGGTGTCGCCGCCGCCGCCCAGGGTGTACATGAGCGTGTCCAGGTCGGGACAGATCCGCAGCCCGTGGAGGGTGATGTCGTCGGCAGTGTTGCCGATCACCGTGATGTCGGCGTCGCCGTACGCCCGCCGCACCCCCTGGGTGAACCGGGAACCTCCGACACCGCCCGCGAGCACCACGATCCGCACCCGCGCAGTGTTCCACCGCGGCGGGAGCCCGCGCCGTACGCTGCTGCGCGTGGACCGGCTGACGAGGCTGCGGGCACCGCTGGCGGTCGTCGCCCTGGCGGCGCTGACGCTCGTCGCCCTGGCCCGGGTCGTCCTCGGGCTGTCGGAGGTCGGGGCCGGTGGCTCGACCGCGGTCGCCGCGGCCCGGCTCGCGCCCAACGGCAGCGACGGCGCGCTCACCGTCCTCGTCGGCGTGCTGGTCGCCGCCTGCGCGGTCGGCCCGGAGGTCCCCGTACGCCGACGGCTTGCGGTTTGGGGTGCGGTGCTCACCGCCGTCTCGCTGGTGGCCACGGTCCTGGCGCTCTCGCTGACGAGCGTCGCGGTCGCCGGCTGGAGCCTGGTCTGGACCATCCCCGACGTCGTGGTACCGGTCGTCGTCGGGCTCGGGCTCGTGGCCCTGGCCCGACCCGCACCGGAGGCCCCGCCCGCCGCGGGGGAGCCGGCCGCGCTCGAGCAGGAGCCGGAGCAGGAGCCCGAGCCCGATCCGGAGCTGCAGCCGTCCTGGACGCCCGACG from Microlunatus sagamiharensis includes the following:
- the cofD gene encoding 2-phospho-L-lactate transferase, with the protein product MRIVVLAGGVGGSRFTQGVRRAYGDADITVIGNTADDITLHGLRICPDLDTLMYTLGGGGDTERGWGRVDESWRAVEELRAYGADNTWFGLGDRDLGTHLFRTQLLAAGVPLSEVTRRLCARWWAHDPALRLLPMSDDPVETWVDVPDPEAAEGRRAVHFQEYWVRLRAEPEALAVTRVGIEEARPAPGVEEALAGAELVLVGPSNPVVSIGPILAVPGIRAALRSTSAPVLGFAGILHGAPVLGMAHRLLPAIGVEVDAGAVGRHYGSRAGGSDGVLDAWVMDTGDETSVGAVEAAGLRALVDDLVMSSPDATAAFVRRAVERVAA